The Toxorhynchites rutilus septentrionalis strain SRP chromosome 3, ASM2978413v1, whole genome shotgun sequence genome includes a region encoding these proteins:
- the LOC129772821 gene encoding histidine-rich protein PFHRP-II-like, protein MKCIAAVVMVALSVVAEGSYIPSIYAHHTAPVVTYAAHHLVNPTVVQSNDHHSWAHAAIAHNALVHHAPIVAHTHWDAHHVPAVVAVDSHHGHWDNHHHSAAVIATPVHHSASYVAANRGAVHKAPLAGHAINQKSLNLAPAPGTL, encoded by the exons ATGAAG TGCATCGCAGCTGTAGTCATGGTGGCCCTCTCCGTTGTAGCTGAAGGTTCTTATATTCCATCGATTTACGCTCATCACACCGCTCCAGTGGTGACTTATGCTGCCCATCATCTGGTCAACCCAACCGTGGTTCAGTCCAATGATCATCACAGCTGGGCTCATGCTGCCATCGCCCACAACGCTCTGGTTCATCATGCTCCAATTGTTGCCCACACTCATTGGGATGCCCATCATGTTCCAGCCGTCGTTGCTGTTGATAGTCATCATGGTCATTGGGATAACCATCATCACTCTGCCGCTGTGATCGCCACCCCAGTGCACCATTCGGCTTCATATGTTGCTGCTAACCGTGGAGCCGTTCATAAGGCTCCACTCGCCGGACACGCTATCAACCAGAAGTCCCTGAATCTGGCACCTGCTCCAGGAACTCTGTAA
- the LOC129778981 gene encoding adult cuticle protein 1-like: protein MKCITAVVMVALAVVAEGSYVPSIYAHHAAPVVTYAAHHLVNPTVVQSNDHHSWAHAAIAHNTLAHHAPIIAYNHWDAHHVPAVVAVDNHHGHWDNHHHAAAVIATPVHHSASYVAANRGAVHKAPLAGHAVNQKSLNLAPAPGTL, encoded by the exons ATGAAg TGCATTACAGCTGTAGTCATGGTGGCCCTCGCCGTTGTTGCTGAAGGTTCTTATGTTCCATCGATTTACGCTCATCACGCTGCTCCAGTGGTAACTTATGCTGCCCATCATCTCGtcaacccaactgttgtgcaaTCAAACGATCATCACAGCTGGGCTCATGCTGCCATTGCCCACAACACTTTAGCTCATCATGCCCCAATTATTGCCTATAATCACTGGGATGCTCATCACGTTCcagctgttgttgctgttgatAACCATCATGGTCACTGGGATAACCATCATCACGCTGCCGCAGTGATCGCCACCCCAGTGCACCATTCTGCTTCGTATGTCGCTGCTAACCGTGGTGCCGTTCATAAGGCTCCACTTGCCGGACACGCCGTCAATCAGAAGTCCCTGAATCTGGCACCAGCACCAGGAACTCTGTAA